In Gemmatimonadales bacterium, a genomic segment contains:
- a CDS encoding pyridoxal-phosphate dependent enzyme, protein MKASASSLVCAGCGTVPPPPEKDRYPFRCARAGRGDGDHVVRRVIDAFKVEFARGEGPNPFVRHRELLHSYHAARRRGLDDAAYVDLVRRLDDAVAGVDGHGFRTTPFGRHAALSDRLGFGPGGGVWVKDETGNVSGSHKARHLMGIMLYLQVVERREKPPLAIASCGNAALAAAVVARAAGRALEVFVPPDAEATVLDRLAPLGAEIVTCQREPGVKGDPCLIAFREAVRGGALPFCCQGTENGLTIEGGETLAYEMIAALGEQALDHLVIQVGGGALASSCIQAFTLAARAGWVKQTTRFHTVQTNGAWPLKRAWDRIAERLKTESEPEVFDYAAKHRAEFMWPWEEEPRSIAHGILDDETYDWLAVVKGMVATGGVPVVVAEALLGEANQLARSSTGIAVDHTGSAGLAGLMQLQRDCVVGAGEKAAVIFSGVVRKRSG, encoded by the coding sequence GTGAAGGCATCGGCTTCGAGCCTGGTGTGCGCCGGCTGCGGCACCGTGCCACCGCCGCCGGAGAAGGACCGGTACCCGTTCCGCTGCGCGCGGGCGGGCCGCGGCGACGGCGACCATGTGGTGCGGCGCGTCATCGATGCGTTCAAGGTCGAGTTCGCCCGTGGAGAGGGCCCCAACCCTTTCGTGCGCCACCGCGAGCTGCTCCACTCCTATCACGCGGCGCGCCGCCGCGGCCTCGACGACGCGGCGTACGTGGACCTGGTTCGGCGCCTCGACGATGCCGTGGCCGGCGTGGACGGGCACGGATTCCGCACCACCCCCTTCGGGCGCCACGCGGCCCTCAGCGACCGGCTTGGATTCGGCCCCGGCGGCGGAGTGTGGGTCAAGGACGAGACCGGCAACGTCTCGGGCTCGCACAAGGCGCGCCACCTGATGGGGATAATGCTCTACCTCCAGGTGGTGGAGCGCCGCGAGAAGCCGCCGCTGGCGATCGCCAGCTGCGGGAACGCCGCCCTCGCGGCCGCCGTGGTCGCACGCGCCGCCGGGCGCGCGCTCGAGGTCTTCGTCCCGCCCGACGCCGAGGCGACCGTGCTCGACCGCCTGGCGCCGTTAGGCGCGGAGATCGTGACCTGTCAGCGCGAGCCGGGCGTGAAGGGCGACCCCTGCCTGATCGCGTTCCGCGAGGCGGTGCGGGGCGGCGCGCTGCCTTTCTGCTGCCAGGGCACCGAGAACGGCCTCACCATCGAGGGTGGCGAGACGCTGGCGTACGAGATGATCGCGGCCCTCGGCGAGCAGGCCCTCGATCACCTGGTCATCCAGGTGGGCGGCGGCGCCCTCGCGAGCTCCTGCATTCAGGCCTTCACGCTCGCCGCGAGGGCCGGCTGGGTGAAGCAGACGACGCGGTTCCACACGGTGCAGACGAACGGCGCCTGGCCCCTCAAACGCGCCTGGGACCGGATCGCCGAGCGGCTGAAGACCGAGAGCGAGCCGGAGGTCTTCGACTACGCCGCGAAGCACCGCGCGGAGTTCATGTGGCCCTGGGAGGAGGAGCCGCGCAGCATCGCGCACGGCATCCTCGACGACGAGACCTACGACTGGCTCGCCGTCGTGAAAGGGATGGTCGCGACGGGCGGTGTTCCGGTCGTGGTAGCCGAGGCGTTGCTAGGCGAGGCCAACCAACTGGCCCGGTCGTCCACCGGCATCGCGGTGGACCACACCGGCTCGGCGGGCCTCGCCGGCCTGATGCAGCTTCAGCGCGACTGCGTCGTCGGTGCGGGCGAGAAGGCCGCCGTCATCTTTTCGGGCGTCGTTCGGAAGCGAAGCGGCTGA
- the ygeW gene encoding knotted carbamoyltransferase YgeW: protein MSGGGLYNSDFLLTWQHSEETLGKILQTARVLEDLARAGVATRAFDSGLGISIFRDNSTRTRYAFRSACNLLGLMTEELDESTSQIAHGETVRETATMISFLTEVVGIRDDMFLGEGHKYQTEVAAALEESHREGVLMQRPAVINLQSDLDHPTQSMADLLHLVTHFGGLDALKGKKLAMSWAYSPSYGKPLSVPQGIITLMTRFGMDVVLAYPPGYDLVDETIETARRFATESGGSFTTTDSMAAAFENADVVYPKSWAPIAIMRQRTRRHTLEKEALAMNAQHRDWECTDELMRATRHGKALYMHCLPADVTDVSCAAGEVSKSVFERARLDTYREASHKPFIIAAMVLLTRFEDPSSILSRFASERRPKR from the coding sequence ATGAGCGGGGGGGGGCTCTACAACTCCGACTTCCTCCTCACCTGGCAGCACAGCGAGGAGACGTTGGGGAAGATCCTTCAGACGGCCCGGGTCCTCGAGGACCTGGCGCGCGCCGGCGTCGCGACCCGCGCCTTCGACAGCGGCCTCGGCATCTCGATCTTCCGCGACAACTCGACCCGCACCCGCTACGCCTTCCGGTCCGCGTGCAACCTGCTGGGCCTGATGACGGAGGAGCTGGACGAGTCCACCTCGCAGATCGCCCACGGCGAGACGGTGCGCGAGACGGCGACGATGATCTCCTTCCTCACCGAAGTCGTCGGCATCCGCGACGACATGTTCCTCGGCGAGGGGCACAAGTACCAGACGGAGGTGGCGGCCGCGCTCGAGGAGAGCCATAGGGAAGGCGTGCTGATGCAGCGCCCCGCGGTCATCAACCTCCAGTCCGACCTCGACCACCCGACTCAGAGCATGGCGGACCTGCTGCACCTGGTCACCCACTTCGGTGGCCTCGACGCTCTGAAGGGCAAGAAGCTGGCGATGAGCTGGGCCTATTCGCCGAGCTACGGCAAGCCGCTGTCGGTGCCGCAGGGGATCATCACGCTGATGACGCGGTTCGGGATGGACGTCGTGCTGGCGTACCCGCCCGGCTACGACCTGGTGGACGAGACCATCGAGACGGCGCGCCGCTTCGCGACGGAGAGCGGCGGCTCGTTCACGACCACGGACTCGATGGCCGCGGCGTTCGAGAACGCCGACGTGGTCTACCCCAAGAGCTGGGCGCCCATCGCGATAATGCGGCAGCGTACCCGCCGGCACACGCTGGAGAAGGAAGCGCTCGCGATGAACGCGCAACACCGGGACTGGGAGTGCACCGACGAGCTGATGCGCGCGACGCGGCACGGCAAGGCGCTCTACATGCACTGCCTGCCGGCCGACGTGACGGACGTGAGTTGCGCCGCGGGAGAGGTGAGCAAGTCGGTGTTCGAGCGCGCGCGCCTCGACACCTACCGTGAAGCGAGCCACAAGCCGTTCATCATCGCCGCGATGGTGCTGCTCACGCGGTTCGAGGACCCGTCGTCGATCCTCAGCCGCTTCGCTTCCGAACGACGCCCGAAAAGATGA
- a CDS encoding YgeY family selenium metabolism-linked hydrolase: protein MSTAGDIAKLAAQYTPNMVRFLRDMIAIPSESAGEKPVVDRVKAEMEASGFDEIKIDGMGNILGRVGSGKTVIAFDGHLDTVGVGDPSTWTRDPFKGELKDGIIYGRGAGDQEGGIAAAVYGARIIKELKLDGDYQVWVTGTVMEEDCDGLCWQYILREKVLKPDVVVITEPTKLGVYRGHRGRMEIEVRTQGRSCHGSAPERGINAVYKMAPIIADIERLNEQLAATADPFLGKGTVTIAEIRSTSPSLCAVADSSTIHLDRRLTHGETWEGAVKQIEALESVKRAGATVTVLEYARESYTGLTYPTKKFYPTWLLAEDHPLVRAGVLAAEQAIGKQPVVGKWGFSTNGIATCGIFGVPTIGFGPSDEIWAHTPEDQCPVGDLTRAARFYAAFPRLYLETAR from the coding sequence ATGTCAACTGCTGGTGACATCGCGAAGCTGGCCGCGCAGTACACGCCGAACATGGTGCGCTTCCTGCGCGACATGATCGCCATCCCCTCGGAGAGCGCCGGCGAGAAACCGGTCGTGGACCGGGTCAAGGCGGAGATGGAAGCCTCCGGCTTCGACGAGATCAAGATCGACGGGATGGGGAACATCCTGGGCCGCGTGGGCAGCGGGAAGACGGTGATCGCGTTCGATGGGCACCTCGACACGGTCGGCGTCGGCGATCCGTCCACCTGGACGCGCGACCCCTTCAAGGGTGAGCTCAAGGACGGCATCATCTACGGCCGCGGCGCCGGCGACCAGGAAGGCGGGATCGCGGCCGCCGTCTACGGCGCTCGGATCATCAAGGAGTTGAAGCTCGACGGCGACTACCAGGTCTGGGTGACCGGCACCGTCATGGAAGAGGACTGCGACGGATTGTGCTGGCAGTACATCCTGCGCGAGAAGGTGCTGAAGCCGGACGTCGTCGTCATCACGGAGCCCACGAAACTCGGCGTGTACCGCGGCCACCGCGGCCGGATGGAGATCGAGGTCCGCACTCAGGGGCGCTCCTGCCACGGTTCCGCGCCGGAGCGCGGCATCAACGCCGTCTACAAGATGGCCCCCATCATCGCCGACATCGAGCGACTCAACGAGCAGCTCGCCGCCACCGCCGATCCGTTCCTCGGCAAGGGCACCGTGACGATCGCCGAGATCCGTTCCACGTCGCCGTCGCTCTGCGCGGTGGCCGACAGCAGCACCATTCACCTCGACCGGCGGCTCACCCACGGCGAGACTTGGGAAGGGGCGGTGAAGCAGATCGAGGCGCTCGAGAGCGTGAAGCGGGCGGGCGCCACGGTCACGGTGCTGGAGTACGCGCGCGAATCGTACACCGGCCTGACGTACCCCACCAAGAAGTTCTACCCGACGTGGCTGCTCGCGGAGGACCACCCGCTGGTGCGCGCCGGCGTGCTCGCGGCGGAGCAGGCGATCGGAAAGCAGCCCGTTGTAGGGAAGTGGGGCTTCTCGACCAACGGCATCGCCACCTGCGGCATCTTCGGCGTCCCGACGATCGGCTTCGGGCCGAGCGACGAGATCTGGGCCCACACGCCCGAGGACCAGTGCCCGGTGGGCGACCTGACCCGCGCGGCCAGGTTCTACGCTGCCTTCCCCCGGCTCTACCTCGAGACCGCCCGATGA